From Onychostoma macrolepis isolate SWU-2019 chromosome 19, ASM1243209v1, whole genome shotgun sequence, a single genomic window includes:
- the sdc3 gene encoding syndecan-3 gives MGRRRERQGRRRCLTMLGLQGASSTARGKSTQCPSSSHTRHSVEKRKRERGVLVFPASISIRSQPLQSDQRGGNHTSCSSSVLRDLTVPTRDGCADESACPEVGYRKLSERFTPTLEEERGDESGSPVFCCVRSTMKLPCWMALALLLLLAQTVLAQRRISRPSDDESSGDGFYDDEDLFSGSGSGFPDMDVSPTAAGVVVTTEEPLPLSTTQATGPAPSASPAAEPSSPPPPEVEHESGLGQDVDRDSKLEMEIEKKWEELEEEEMRRAKEQDREQESEIVTTLDADKVQDGEEEQERSKATVAPRLTDVPLVFVDSSTALDETTVATSDPEDEDLYITAETIMLEASSTPETTTEDITTTEIIPTTVASTTAKPTRPRPALTTPSTAPVRPRKPHTTPSRATPTESSTRSVMTTTQTPTPAETVNNEVAGPGPSGDFEIRENEGRQGNEVRRGKGEPGMAGEPDLSGNTVDAAGSSAAQLPQKNILERKEVLIAVIVGGVVGALFAAFLVMLLVYRMKKKDEGSYTLEEPKQATVTYQKPDKQEEFYA, from the exons ATGGGGAGGAGAAGGGAGAGGCAGGGAAGACGTCGATGCTTGACGATGCTTGGGCTGCAGGGGGCATCCTCAACCGCACGAGGAAAATCCACCCAATGCCCGTCCTCCTCTCACACACGCCATAGCGtagagaagagaaagagagagagaggagttcTGGTCTTCCCTGCTTCCATATCCATCAGGTCTCAGCCACTCCAGTCAGATCAAAGGGGAGGAAATCACACGAGCTGCTCCTCCTCGGTCTTGCGGGATTTGACCGTGCCGACGCGAGACGGATGTGCCGACGAAAGCGCCTGCCCTGAAGTTGGATACCGAAAACTGAGCGAAAGGTTTACTCCTACCCTTGAAGAGGAGCGCGGAGACGAGAGCGGGAGCCCCGTGTTTTGCTGCGTTCGGAGCACCATGAAGCTCCCGTGCTGGATGGCGCtggcgctgctgctgctgctggcgCAGACTGTACTG GCACAGCGTCGCATATCTCGACCAAGCGATGATGAGAGTTCTGGAGATGGATTTTACGACGATGAGGACTTATTCTCTGGATCTGGCTCTGGCT TTCCAGATATGGACGTTAGTCCAACTGCAGCAGGTGTGGTGGTCACCACAGAAGAGCCCCTTCCACTTTCTACCACACAGGCCACTGGCCCCGCCCCCTCAGCCTCCCCCGCCGCCGAGCCAAGTAGCCCACCTCCACCTGAGGTGGAACACGAGAGCGGCTTGGGACAAGATGTAGACAGAGACAGCAAATTGGAGATGGAGATTGAGAAAAAGTGGGAGGAGCTTGAGGAGGAGGAAATGAGACGGGCGAAGGAACAGGACAGAGAACAGGAATCTGAGATCGTGACAACGTTGGATGCTGATAAAGTGCAAGACGGAGAGGAGGAACAAGAGAGGTCGAAAGCTACGGTTGCCCCCCGGCTGACTGATGTTCCTCTAGTGTTCGTGGACTCATCCACCGCTCTGGATGAGACTACAGTGGCCACCAGTGACCCGGAGGATGAGGATCTATACATTACTGCAGAAACCATCATGTTAGAGGCATCCAGCACACCGGAGACGACAACAGAGGACATCACAACCACTGAGATCATCCCAACCACTGTTGCGTCCACCACTGCTAAGCCAACCAGACCACGTCCTGCCCTGACCACTCCGAGCACCGCCCCGGTACGACCCCGGAAACCACACACTACCCCCAGTAGAGCCACCCCAACTGAGAGCAGCACTCGTTCAGTGATGACCACAACACAG ACACCAACACCAGCTGAAACTGTAAATAATGAAGTTGCAGGACCAGGTCCAAGTGGTGATTTTGAAATCCGCGAGAATGAAGGTCGCCAAGGCAACGAGGTCAGGAGAGGCAAAGGGGAGCCTGGCATGGCAGGAGAACCAGATTTGTCTGGTAACACAGTAGATGCTGCTGGAAGCTCAGCCGCTCAACTTCCACAGAAGAACATCCTTGAGAGGAAGGAAGTTTTGATAG CGGTGATTGTCGGAGGTGTAGTCGGAGCACTCTTCGCAGCATTCCTCGTAATGTTACTCGTCTACCGGATGAAAAAGAAAGATGAAGGCAGCTACACATTGGAGGAGCCTAAACAAGCCACCGTCACCTACCAGAAACCAGACAAGCAGGAAGAATTCTACGCCTAA